Part of the Stackebrandtia endophytica genome is shown below.
TTCCACGTGATCTTCCATCGATGTGAAGGAAAACCATGAATACAGCCTCGACCGGGCTGGCCATCGAAACACATGGCCTGGTCAAGACTTTCGGCGACAATCGGGCGGTCGACGGTATCGACCTGGCCGTCGCCGCGGGCACCGTCTACGGCGTCCTGGGCCCCAACGGCGCGGGGAAGACCACCGCGGTCAAGATGTTGGCCACCCTGTTGCGTCCCGACGGCGGTGAGGCGACCGTCTTCGGGCACGACCTCGTCAAGGAGGCCGCCGCCGTCCGCAACCGCGTCAGCATGACCGGGCAGTACGCCTCGGTGGACGAGGATCTCACCGGCGCGGAGAACCTGACCCTGCTGGCTCGCCTGGTGGGGCATCGCAAACCGGCCGCCCGCGCCAGGGCGGCCGAACTGCTGGACGCGTTCGGGCTGTCCGACGCGGCGGGCCGACAGGCCAAGAAGTACTCCGGTGGAATGCGTCGCCGCCTGGACATCGCCGCGAGCATCATCAAGACCCCCGACCTGCTGTTCCTCGACGAACCGACCACCGGTCTCGACCCGCGCAGCCGCAACCAGGTGTGGGACATCGTGCGCATCATCGTCGGGCAGGGCACCACGGTGATGTTGACGACGCAGTACCTCGACGAGGCCGACCACCTGGCCTCCCGGATCGCGGTCATCGACCACGGCAAGGTCATCGCGGAGGGCACGCCGGGTCAATTGAAGGCGTCGGTGGGCGCCGGTTCGGTTCACGTGCGGTTGCGCGACGCCGACCAGCGCCCCGAGGCCGAACGCATCCTCGCCAAGGCACTGTCCACTCAGGTGCGTCTGGAGGCGGACCCGGTCGCGTTGACCGCGCGCGTCGACGGCTCCACCGATGAGGCCGGCGCGGCGCAACTGGCGGCGTCGGCGTTGGCCGAACTGGCCACCGGCGGCATCACCGTCGACGACTTCTCTCTCGGTCAACCCAGCCTCGACGAGGTCTTCCTGGCCCTGACCGACCGAACCACCTCGCCCGAGCCGAAGGAGGAGTCGTGACCGCCACGGCGTCCAACGAGTCCGGTTACACCCCCACATCGTCCGGGCTGTCAGCGGTGCTGGCCTCGGGCGAGCCACCGGCCCGCCCTGGTGCCCTGGCCGCGTCGATGGCGTTCGGCTGGCGAGCCATGCTCAAGATCAAACACGTCCCCGAGCAACTGTTCGACGTGACGGCCTTCCCGATCATGATGACCCTGATGTTCACCTACCTGCTGGGTGGCGCACTGGCCGGGTCGACGGGGGACTATCTGCAGTACGTCCTGCCGGGAATCCTGGTGATGAGCGTCGTCATGACCACCATGTACACCGGTGTCGCCGTCAACACCGACATCGACAAGGGCGTCTTCGACCGGTTCCGCACCCTTCCCATCTGGCGACCGGCACCGATGGTGGGATACCTGTTGGGGGATGCGTTCCGTTACACGATGGCGTCGGTGACCATCCTGGTCCTCGGGTTGATCATGGGCTTTCGGCCCGGCGGCGGCGTCTTGGGCGTGCTCGCCGGTGTCGGGGTGCTCGTCCTGTTCTCGTTCGCGTTCTCATGGGTGTGGACGATGTTCGGCCTGCTGTTGAGGTCGGAGAAGTCGGTCATGGGCGTCAGCATGATGGTGCTGTTCCCGGGCACCTTCCTGTCGAACATCCTGGTGCAGCCCGACACCATGCCCGGGTGGTTGCAGGGTTTCGTGCAGGTCAACCCGATCACGCACGTGGCGGCGTCGGTGCGCGGACTCATGAGCGGAAATCTGGACCCCTCCGAACTGCTGTGGACCTTCATCGCCTCGGTGGTGTTGATCCTGGTGTTCGGGACGTTGACGATGCGGTTGTACAACCGGAAGTAGCGAGGCGGAGGGCGGCTGGGTTTCGCCGACTCAGCCGCCGGCCCGCTCGGCGGCCAGCCGAGCCTCCCGCACGGCGGGGATGTCCAAGCCGTAGCAGCGGTCCTTGAGGAAGGTGATCTCGCGCCGATAGTTGCGGA
Proteins encoded:
- a CDS encoding ATP-binding cassette domain-containing protein; protein product: MNTASTGLAIETHGLVKTFGDNRAVDGIDLAVAAGTVYGVLGPNGAGKTTAVKMLATLLRPDGGEATVFGHDLVKEAAAVRNRVSMTGQYASVDEDLTGAENLTLLARLVGHRKPAARARAAELLDAFGLSDAAGRQAKKYSGGMRRRLDIAASIIKTPDLLFLDEPTTGLDPRSRNQVWDIVRIIVGQGTTVMLTTQYLDEADHLASRIAVIDHGKVIAEGTPGQLKASVGAGSVHVRLRDADQRPEAERILAKALSTQVRLEADPVALTARVDGSTDEAGAAQLAASALAELATGGITVDDFSLGQPSLDEVFLALTDRTTSPEPKEES
- a CDS encoding ABC transporter permease, whose protein sequence is MTATASNESGYTPTSSGLSAVLASGEPPARPGALAASMAFGWRAMLKIKHVPEQLFDVTAFPIMMTLMFTYLLGGALAGSTGDYLQYVLPGILVMSVVMTTMYTGVAVNTDIDKGVFDRFRTLPIWRPAPMVGYLLGDAFRYTMASVTILVLGLIMGFRPGGGVLGVLAGVGVLVLFSFAFSWVWTMFGLLLRSEKSVMGVSMMVLFPGTFLSNILVQPDTMPGWLQGFVQVNPITHVAASVRGLMSGNLDPSELLWTFIASVVLILVFGTLTMRLYNRK